One Chthoniobacterales bacterium genomic region harbors:
- the truB gene encoding tRNA pseudouridine(55) synthase TruB produces MSLTATPDGVLLVDKAAGMTSHDVVAIVRRRLQMKKVGHCGTLDPIATGLLLLTLGRGTKIQDLLMSEDKEYSGTMILGVTTDTQDRAGVPLEERPVPPLDDATVRAAFEKYSGDFYQMPPMVSAIKQGGVPLYKLARQGKTVEREPRLVHVYRYTIDRIASPEIGFSVVCSKGFYVRTYAHDIGETLGCGAHLKDLRRTKSGRFSVEGAITVEELKSGEPVDILSRILTLPEVSRMRGA; encoded by the coding sequence ATGTCATTAACTGCGACTCCTGACGGCGTCCTCCTCGTGGACAAAGCGGCGGGGATGACGTCGCACGACGTCGTCGCGATCGTCCGGCGGCGTTTGCAGATGAAGAAGGTGGGGCATTGCGGCACGCTCGACCCGATCGCGACCGGTTTGCTTCTCCTCACCCTCGGCCGGGGAACGAAAATTCAGGACCTCCTGATGAGCGAGGACAAGGAGTATTCCGGCACGATGATTCTCGGAGTGACGACCGACACGCAGGATCGCGCCGGAGTTCCCCTGGAGGAACGTCCGGTGCCGCCGCTCGATGACGCGACGGTCCGCGCCGCGTTTGAGAAATACTCCGGCGATTTTTACCAGATGCCGCCGATGGTTTCCGCGATCAAACAGGGCGGGGTCCCGCTCTACAAACTGGCGCGCCAGGGAAAGACGGTCGAGCGAGAGCCACGCTTGGTTCATGTGTATCGCTACACGATCGATCGCATCGCTTCGCCCGAGATCGGTTTCAGCGTGGTTTGCAGCAAGGGCTTTTACGTGCGCACCTACGCCCACGACATCGGCGAAACCCTCGGTTGCGGGGCTCACCTGAAGGATTTGCGGAGGACGAAGTCGGGGCGCTTCAGCGTCGAAGGGGCGATCACCGTGGAAGAGCTGAAGAGCGGTGAGCCGGTTGATATTCTTTCCCGCATTTTGACGTTGCCCGAAGTCTCGCGGATGCGCGGGGCGTGA
- a CDS encoding bifunctional riboflavin kinase/FAD synthetase, with amino-acid sequence MLVLRSISDLATLPGPVFLAIGVFDGVHLGHQAVISTSAKHAKEADGTPVVVTFDPHPVKVLRPNNAPHLITATQHKIALIRDLGVRHLLVLHFDRSFAATSPEDFVQQLVENSKPLREICVGHEWSFGKGRAGNLELLKELGKQAGFNVIGVQAVSVNGEVVSSTAIRKAVEEGNLVKATQMLGREYTILGTVVRGEQLGRKLGFPTANLSAHSEQFPPNGVYVTEARMGGAVHRGVANLGFRPTVAGEKSERLLELHLFDLDREIYGEEMEVRFLRYLRPEQKFADVESLKAQIARDVEQARESFAILP; translated from the coding sequence ATGCTGGTCCTTCGTTCCATCTCCGATCTGGCTACCCTCCCCGGTCCCGTTTTCCTCGCGATCGGCGTTTTCGACGGCGTCCACCTTGGCCACCAGGCCGTGATTTCCACTTCGGCGAAACACGCGAAGGAGGCCGACGGCACTCCGGTCGTCGTCACCTTCGATCCGCATCCGGTGAAAGTTCTCCGGCCGAACAATGCGCCGCATCTGATCACCGCGACGCAGCATAAGATTGCGCTGATCCGCGATCTCGGGGTCAGGCATCTGCTCGTCCTCCATTTCGATCGCTCGTTCGCAGCCACCAGTCCCGAGGATTTCGTGCAACAGCTCGTCGAGAATTCGAAACCGCTGCGCGAAATCTGCGTCGGCCACGAATGGTCGTTCGGGAAAGGAAGAGCGGGCAACCTGGAGCTGTTGAAAGAACTGGGGAAACAGGCGGGATTCAACGTCATCGGCGTTCAGGCTGTCAGCGTGAACGGCGAAGTCGTGAGCAGCACGGCCATCCGGAAAGCGGTGGAAGAGGGCAACCTCGTCAAGGCCACGCAAATGCTCGGGCGGGAATACACGATCCTGGGCACGGTGGTCCGGGGCGAACAACTGGGCCGCAAACTTGGATTTCCGACCGCGAATCTGAGCGCGCACAGCGAGCAGTTTCCGCCGAATGGCGTGTACGTGACGGAGGCCCGCATGGGCGGCGCGGTCCATCGCGGCGTGGCGAACCTTGGGTTCCGCCCGACCGTGGCTGGCGAAAAATCAGAGCGCCTTCTCGAATTGCATCTCTTCGATCTCGACCGCGAGATTTACGGCGAAGAAATGGAAGTTCGTTTTCTGAGATATCTCAGGCCGGAACAGAAGTTCGCGGATGTCGAGTCGTTGAAAGCGCAGATTGCGCGTGACGTCGAGCAGGCCCGGGAATCGTTCGCGATCTTACCGTGA
- a CDS encoding DUF6249 domain-containing protein, with protein MKTLLLTCLCSIALISTLLGQAPSPSASATPFASPASPSPAVVAGANISPSVAASVAPDESDDISRDVARKLKRHFGVTINNPSSVTVKRHHDSDDDFGDGALMAIPIIGIIFTTLFGAPVLVVAAIMFFSYLKSRSLHRTVRTMVERGQEVPAALFAPPPVVRARSDMRRGVVLLMIGFGLMIFFGAVNDWEGGAWALGIIPFLIGVGYLLVWKLERPKDKVPPLP; from the coding sequence ATGAAAACATTGCTCTTAACCTGCCTCTGCTCGATCGCGCTTATCTCGACCCTGCTCGGCCAAGCCCCGTCTCCCTCGGCCTCGGCCACGCCGTTCGCGAGCCCCGCCAGCCCAAGCCCGGCGGTGGTGGCCGGCGCCAACATTTCGCCCTCCGTCGCCGCGAGCGTCGCCCCGGACGAATCCGACGATATCAGCCGCGATGTCGCCAGAAAATTGAAGCGCCATTTCGGTGTGACCATCAACAACCCTTCCAGCGTCACAGTTAAACGCCATCACGACAGTGACGACGACTTCGGGGACGGCGCCCTGATGGCCATCCCAATCATCGGGATCATCTTTACAACCCTTTTTGGCGCGCCTGTCCTGGTGGTGGCGGCGATCATGTTCTTCAGCTACCTGAAGAGCCGGTCCCTCCATCGCACCGTTCGGACGATGGTGGAAAGAGGCCAGGAAGTGCCGGCAGCTCTCTTCGCGCCCCCGCCGGTGGTGCGCGCTCGTTCGGACATGCGCCGCGGGGTGGTGCTCCTCATGATCGGGTTTGGACTCATGATCTTCTTCGGAGCAGTGAACGATTGGGAAGGCGGCGCCTGGGCGCTGGGCATCATTCCGTTCCTGATCGGGGTGGGCTATTTGCTGGTCTGGAAGCTCGAACGTCCTAAAGACAAAGTTCCGCCGTTGCCCTAA